A genomic window from Nicotiana sylvestris chromosome 11, ASM39365v2, whole genome shotgun sequence includes:
- the LOC138881169 gene encoding secreted RxLR effector protein 161-like: MYRGIIGSLLYLTSRRPDIVFSVGLCARFQLNPKESHLQAAKRILRYLKETQDLVLYYPSSDNFNHIGYADADYAGYLVDWKSTSGMTHFFGSCLISWGTRK; the protein is encoded by the coding sequence ATGTATAGGGGAATCATTGGATCTCTACTCTACCTTACTTCCAGGAGGCCTGACATTGTATTTAGTGTGGGATTATGTGCAAGGTTCCAATTAAATCCTAAGGAATCGCATCTGCAGGCTGCTAAGAGAATTCTTAGATATCTTAAGGAGACACAGGACCTGGTTCTGTACTATCCTTCAAGTGACAATTTCAACCATATTGgctatgctgatgctgattatgcaggctATCTGGTAGACTGGAAAAGCACATCTGGAATGACTCATTTTTTTGGCTCATGTCTCATCTCATGGGGTACAAGGAAATAA
- the LOC138881171 gene encoding uncharacterized protein, protein MAVENEAKEYDSLFALMAQPDDDEEDDNDEVNFRDVQRNQKSYSSKKLMSLENVLIDAYYSLVNDKDALIIELGDAEQSRDDLVVYVVDLNKTIDNLEKEKEVLTDKINSVENERDYFMVVVVDFKEIIENLSKENNTLVEKIVATEQERDEFLVIITDLEETIEGLKSEHRPISIEKGKASETHIKLEKELNDVKTSLCGELEKNRQLQAELEKVKVDLEKSLKRTRSSDIVTAMYFNNSGNRQGIGFQKEKTPYNPYNKYVTIPDNWLCTHCGSNGNFKENCQARVQSVQKNKVFAEKVTTKEGLGNSERKRTAMAHGQWMLKEHDWKHHGFSLTESPVVDNDVELWHKRFGHASFSLLNKLIQKDLVHGLPNSNFKEHRVCDACVRGKHVKSSFKPKKDVSTSKPLELLHMDLCGPMRIPSRGGKKHIFVIVDDYSRFTWALFLRTKDETFEVFVAFVKKIQVKMELKVAYIRSNHGIEFDNTKFDEFCNENGITHNFLAPRTLQQNGVVERKTRTLKDMAQTMLIDSGIAKFFWAEAINTACYLVNRCMIRSLLNKTPYELLNERKPKITHLRTFGCKCYVLNNGKDQLGKFDAKSDKGIFLGYSSQSKAYKVYNKRT, encoded by the exons atggcagtggaaaatGAAGCAAAGGAATATGACTCATTGTTTGCATTGATGGCTCAGCCCGATGATGATGAAGAGGATgacaatgatgaggtaaatttcagggatgttcagagaaatcagAAGTCCTACTCTTCTAAGAAATTGATGTCATTAGAAAATGTTCTAATTGATGCATATTATAGTCTTGTTAATGATAAAGATGCCCTAATCATAGAGCTAGGAGATGCTGAACAATCCAGAGATGATCTGGTAGTCTATGTGGTGGATCTAAATAAGACCATAGAcaatcttgaaaaagaaaaagaagtcttAACTGATAAAATAAATAGTGTAGAAAATGAAAGAGATTATTTTATGGTAGTGGTTGTTGACTTTAAGGAAATCATAGAGaatcttagcaaagaaaataatACTCTAGTAGAGAAAATTGTAGCTACTGAGCAAGAAAGGGATGAGTTTTTGGTGATAATCACAGACCTAGAGGAAACAATTGAGGGACTAAAATCAGAACATAGGCCTATAAGTATTGAGAAAGGAAAGGCTAGTGAGACACACATCAAGCTTGAAAAGGAATTAAATGatgtgaaaactagtctatgtggtGAACTCGAGAAAAATAGgcaacttcaagctgaattggagaaagtaaAAGTTGATCTTGAAAAATCTCTTAAGCGGACCCGGTCCTCAGATATTGTCACTGCCATGTATTTCAACAATagtggaaacaggcagggaattgggttccaaaaggagaaaactccttacaacccttaCAACAAGTACGTCACTATTCCTGATAACTGGctttgtacccactgtgggaGCAATGGGaacttcaaagaaaattgccaggcTAGGGTTCAATCTGTTCAAAAAAATAAAGTGTTTGCTGAAAAAGTGACTACTAAAGAGGGATTAG ggaacagtgagagGAAGCGGACTGCAATGGCTCATGGACAGTGGATGCTCAAAGAACATGACTGGAAACACCATGGATTTtctctcactgaaagccct GTAGTTGATAATGATGTAGAACTTTGGCATAAAAGATTTGGCCATGCAAGCTTCTCACTTCTGAATAAAttgattcagaaggacctggttcatggtttgccaaattcaaatttcaaagagcacagagtgtgtgatgcatgtgttagaggaaaacatgtgaaatCATCTTTCAAGCCAAAGAAGGATGTTAGCACATCAAAACCACTCGAACTCCTTCATATGGATCTTTGTGGTCCTATGAGAATACCAAGCAGAGGTGGAAagaaacatatttttgtgattgtGGACGACTATTCAAGATTCACCTGGGCGTTGTTTCTTAGAACAAAGGATGAGACTTTCGAGGTATTTGTGGCTTTTGTCAAGAAGATCCAAGTGAAGATGGAATTGAAGGTAGCATACATCAGATCTAACCATGGGATAGAATTTGACAACACCAAATTTGATGAGTTTTGCAATGAAAATGGGATCACTCACAACTTCTTAGCACCAAGGACtctacaacaaaatggtgttgttgAAAGAAAGACTAGAACTCTAAAAGACATGGCACAGACAATGCTTATTGACAGTGGAATTGCCAAATTTTTTTGGGCAGAAGCAATAAACACTgcttgctacttggtgaacaggtgtatGATTAGGTCCCTCCTAAACAAAACCCCCTATGAGCTGCTCAatgaaagaaaaccaaaaataactcatctgagaacctttggatgcaaatgctatgttctcaacaacGGGAAGGACCAGCTTGGGAAGTTTGATGCAAAAAGCGATAAAGGAATCTTTCTGGGATATTCCTCTCAAAGTAAAGCCtacaaagtctacaacaaaaggaCATAA
- the LOC138881170 gene encoding uncharacterized mitochondrial protein AtMg00820-like, which yields MMSQMKETGEDNVTSSSISQEETGTPITTSEAEEKVGESVQGTPQTRSKTRNSLAFSAFLSQIEPKNIKEALKDAEWITAMQEELHQYERNKVWHLVPRPSDRTIIGTGWVFRNKLDEHGNTIRNKARLVVQGYNQEEGIVYNETFGPVSRMEAIRILIAFASHMQFTLLQMDVKSAFLNGFLKKEVYVKQPPGFECHVHPKHVFKLDKTLYGLKLAPRA from the exons ATGATGAGCCAGATGAAAGAGACAGGTGAAGACAATGTAACATCCTCTTCCATTTCTCAAGAGGAAACTGGTACCCCAATTACTACCAGTGAAGCTGAAGAAAAAGTTGGAGAATCAGTGCAAGGCACTCCACAA ACAAGATCAAAAACCAGAAATTCCTTAGCCTTCTCAGCATTTCTATCCCAAATagagcccaaaaatatcaaggaagccttgaaggATGCAGAGTGGATTACTGCAATGCAAGAGGAACTACATCAATATGAAAGAAATAAGGtatggcacctggtacctagaccttCAGACAGAACCATCATAGGGACCGggtgggtattcaggaataaGCTGGATGAACATGGAAATACTATAAGGAACAAAGCAAGGCTTGTTGTCCAAGgatacaatcaggaggaagggatcgTTTATAATGAGACTTTTGGGCCAGTTtctcgcatggaagctattaggaTTCTCATTGCCTTTGCATCACATATGCAATTCACCTTATTACAAATGGATGTAAAGAGTGCATTCCTTAATGGTTTTCTCAAGAAAGAAGTCTATGTCAAGCAACCTCCAGGTTTTGAATGTCATGTACATCCTAAACATGTATTCAAATTAGATAAGACATTGTACGGATTGAAGCTGGCCCCTAGAGCCTAG